Proteins found in one Neomonachus schauinslandi chromosome 1, ASM220157v2, whole genome shotgun sequence genomic segment:
- the FAM107A gene encoding actin-associated protein FAM107A isoform X1, with protein sequence MAQRLGERPRDPAEATGLYRAVLLRSASMYSEIQRERADIGGLMARPEYRERNPELIKPKKLLNPVKASRSHQELHRELLMNHRRGLGVDRKPELQRVLEHRRRNQLIKKKKEELEAKRLQCPFEQELLRRQQRLNQLEKPPEKEEDHAPEFIKVRENLRRIATLTSEERAL encoded by the exons ATGGCACAGAGGCTGGGCGAGCGGCCACGGGACCCCGCCGAGGCCACGGGTCTCTACCGGGCCGTGTTGCTCCGGTCCG CCTCAATGTACTCAGAGATCCAGAGGGAGCGGGCAGACATCGGGGGACTGATGGCCCGGCCCGAATACAGAGAAAGGAACCCAGAGCTCATCAAGCCCAAGAAGCTGCTGAACCCTGTGAAGGCCTCCCGGAGCCACCAGGAGCTGCACCGAGAGCTGCTCATGAACCATAGAAG gggcctGGGCGTGGACAGAAAGCCGGAGCTGCAGCGTGTCCTGGAGCACCGCAGGCGGAACCAGCTCatcaagaagaagaaggaagagctAGAGGCCAAGCGGCTGCAGTGCCCCTTTGAGCAGGAGTTGCTGAGACGGCAGCAGAGGCTGAACCAG CTGGAAAAACCACCAGAAAAGGAAGAGGACCATGCCCCCGAATTTATCAAAGTCAGGGAAAACCTGCGGAGAATCGCCACGCTAACCAGTGAAGAGAGAGCACTGTAG
- the FAM107A gene encoding actin-associated protein FAM107A isoform X2 encodes MYSEIQRERADIGGLMARPEYRERNPELIKPKKLLNPVKASRSHQELHRELLMNHRRGLGVDRKPELQRVLEHRRRNQLIKKKKEELEAKRLQCPFEQELLRRQQRLNQLEKPPEKEEDHAPEFIKVRENLRRIATLTSEERAL; translated from the exons ATGTACTCAGAGATCCAGAGGGAGCGGGCAGACATCGGGGGACTGATGGCCCGGCCCGAATACAGAGAAAGGAACCCAGAGCTCATCAAGCCCAAGAAGCTGCTGAACCCTGTGAAGGCCTCCCGGAGCCACCAGGAGCTGCACCGAGAGCTGCTCATGAACCATAGAAG gggcctGGGCGTGGACAGAAAGCCGGAGCTGCAGCGTGTCCTGGAGCACCGCAGGCGGAACCAGCTCatcaagaagaagaaggaagagctAGAGGCCAAGCGGCTGCAGTGCCCCTTTGAGCAGGAGTTGCTGAGACGGCAGCAGAGGCTGAACCAG CTGGAAAAACCACCAGAAAAGGAAGAGGACCATGCCCCCGAATTTATCAAAGTCAGGGAAAACCTGCGGAGAATCGCCACGCTAACCAGTGAAGAGAGAGCACTGTAG